Proteins encoded together in one Deinococcus irradiatisoli window:
- a CDS encoding antibiotic biosynthesis monooxygenase, with translation MKALPDPVTVVVRRRPLPGREAEFEASLRDLVARLESAPGHRGTGIVRPAAGQREYTLVARFDSAEQAAEWEASGVRAEWLDLVEPFSDGQPLIERQPGLEFWFTPPGSPALRQPPRWKMAVLTVLALYPVSLTFGLLLTPHLLTWPLALRTLLSAVLVVSVMTYLVMPFITRVFAGWLRGEGERGDEAEIS, from the coding sequence GTGAAAGCGCTGCCAGATCCCGTGACCGTGGTGGTGCGCCGCCGCCCCCTGCCGGGACGTGAAGCCGAGTTCGAGGCCAGCCTGCGCGATCTGGTGGCGCGGCTGGAAAGCGCGCCGGGGCACCGGGGCACCGGCATCGTGCGCCCCGCCGCTGGGCAGCGCGAGTACACCCTGGTGGCGAGGTTCGACAGTGCCGAGCAGGCCGCCGAGTGGGAAGCGTCGGGGGTCAGGGCCGAGTGGCTCGATCTGGTGGAGCCCTTCAGCGACGGTCAGCCGCTGATCGAGCGCCAGCCGGGGCTGGAATTCTGGTTCACGCCGCCGGGCAGTCCGGCCCTGCGCCAGCCGCCGCGCTGGAAGATGGCCGTGCTGACGGTGCTGGCGCTCTATCCGGTCAGCCTGACGTTCGGCCTGCTGCTCACCCCACACCTCCTGACCTGGCCGCTGGCGCTGCGAACGCTGCTGAGCGCCGTGCTGGTGGTCTCGGTGATGACCTATCTGGTGATGCCCTTCATCACGCGGGTGTTCGCGGGCTGGCTGCGCGGCGAGGGTGAACGCGGGGATGAAGCCGAAATCTCCTAG
- a CDS encoding menaquinone biosynthesis family protein yields the protein MTIATSSRTLDLGYSFCPNDTFIFYALAHGKVPTPQPVREVLEDVQTLNDWAKAGRLPITKISYRAYFEVMDEYVALRSGGALGRGVGPLIVARSEVGDLNGKTVLSPGALTTAELLLKIVYPEVRVIRVRYDEVMPAVARGEFGGQAVDAGLIIHESRFTYPQHGLTKLLDLGAWWEGETGLPLPLGAILVRRDLPPETQWALNEAVRGSLEYAYRHPQEPKAYIRQHALEMADEVMQAHIDLYVNAFSLDVGEEGVRAVQELRRRAVQAGAVAASEQPLFVEPG from the coding sequence ATGACCATCGCGACCTCCAGCCGGACGCTCGACCTGGGCTACTCGTTTTGCCCCAACGACACGTTCATCTTCTATGCCCTCGCGCACGGCAAGGTGCCTACGCCTCAGCCGGTGCGTGAGGTGCTCGAGGACGTACAGACCCTCAACGACTGGGCCAAAGCGGGCCGGTTGCCGATCACCAAGATCAGCTACCGGGCCTACTTCGAGGTGATGGACGAGTACGTGGCGCTTCGCAGCGGCGGCGCGCTGGGACGCGGCGTCGGTCCCTTGATCGTGGCCCGCTCTGAAGTCGGTGACCTCAACGGCAAGACAGTGCTCTCGCCTGGCGCGCTGACCACCGCCGAGTTGCTGCTCAAGATCGTCTACCCTGAGGTCAGGGTGATCCGCGTCCGCTACGACGAGGTGATGCCCGCCGTCGCGCGCGGCGAGTTCGGCGGGCAGGCGGTGGACGCCGGGCTGATCATCCACGAATCGCGCTTCACCTACCCGCAGCACGGCCTGACCAAACTGCTCGACCTCGGGGCGTGGTGGGAAGGCGAAACCGGCCTGCCGCTGCCGCTCGGCGCGATTCTGGTGCGGCGCGATCTACCGCCCGAAACGCAGTGGGCCCTCAACGAGGCGGTACGCGGCAGCCTGGAGTACGCCTACCGCCACCCCCAGGAACCCAAGGCCTACATCCGCCAGCACGCCCTGGAAATGGCCGACGAGGTGATGCAGGCGCACATCGATCTCTACGTCAACGCCTTCAGCCTCGACGTGGGCGAGGAGGGTGTGCGGGCGGTGCAGGAGTTGCGCCGCCGGGCGGTGCAGGCCGGCGCAGTGGCGGCAAGCGAGCAGCCCTTGTTCGTGGAACCGGGCTGA
- the rnpA gene encoding ribonuclease P protein component: MQPASVTAPATRPAAALASLRGEKEFRKVRAHGQVVRHALFTLRVTDYRPRYGETWQPRAMIGIVVPKKTLKLAVKRNRVRRRVREALRTLPGLPPCRATIHPNAAALGAPFAELQAALGQALSGQFKPRKKKPAAPGPRP; this comes from the coding sequence ATGCAGCCTGCCAGCGTCACTGCCCCGGCCACGCGCCCCGCAGCGGCGCTGGCTTCTTTGCGCGGCGAAAAGGAATTCCGCAAGGTTCGGGCGCACGGTCAGGTGGTGCGCCACGCGCTGTTTACCCTGCGCGTAACCGATTATCGCCCCCGCTACGGTGAAACGTGGCAGCCGCGCGCCATGATTGGCATCGTGGTGCCCAAGAAAACCCTCAAGCTGGCTGTAAAGCGCAACCGGGTGCGCCGCCGGGTGCGCGAAGCCCTGCGGACGCTGCCGGGCCTGCCGCCGTGCCGGGCCACCATTCACCCCAACGCGGCGGCCCTCGGCGCGCCGTTTGCCGAGTTGCAGGCGGCGCTGGGTCAGGCGCTGTCGGGCCAGTTCAAGCCCCGCAAGAAAAAACCCGCCGCCCCTGGCCCCCGGCCGTGA
- the rbfA gene encoding 30S ribosome-binding factor RbfA: MKPQQVEAQLVRVLSDAIGELSDPRVPLIVTVENVSLTPDFSQARVYVSSMGEMEPLLEALHNARGHLQRTVAHHVKMRRTPLLEFFAADDRKW, encoded by the coding sequence ATGAAACCGCAACAGGTGGAAGCGCAACTCGTCCGGGTATTGAGCGACGCCATCGGCGAACTCAGCGACCCGCGCGTGCCGCTGATCGTCACGGTGGAAAACGTCAGCCTGACGCCGGATTTCAGTCAGGCCCGCGTCTACGTGTCCTCGATGGGCGAGATGGAACCGCTGCTCGAAGCGCTGCACAACGCGCGCGGACATTTGCAGAGGACAGTGGCGCACCACGTCAAGATGCGCCGCACGCCGCTGCTGGAATTCTTCGCGGCCGACGACCGCAAGTGGTGA
- the yidD gene encoding membrane protein insertion efficiency factor YidD, producing the protein MSQSAQLLVKAVRVYQRRLSPLKAAPTCRFTPTCSQYAVEAIEKHGALKGGWLALWRVARCQPFNPGGFDPVPDAFPSAASPATTKRVK; encoded by the coding sequence GTGAGCCAGTCTGCCCAGCTGCTCGTCAAAGCGGTGCGCGTGTATCAGCGCCGCCTCTCGCCGCTCAAGGCCGCGCCGACCTGCCGCTTTACGCCGACGTGCAGCCAGTATGCTGTAGAAGCCATCGAGAAGCACGGTGCCCTCAAAGGTGGCTGGCTGGCGCTGTGGCGTGTGGCCCGCTGCCAGCCCTTCAACCCCGGCGGCTTCGATCCGGTGCCGGACGCGTTTCCTTCCGCTGCTTCTCCTGCCACAACGAAGAGAGTGAAATGA
- the rpmH gene encoding 50S ribosomal protein L34: protein MKRTYQPNNRKRAKTHGFRARMKTTAGRAVLARRRAKGRHQLTVADEK from the coding sequence ATGAAGCGTACTTACCAACCCAACAACCGCAAACGCGCCAAGACCCACGGCTTTCGCGCCCGCATGAAGACCACCGCCGGCCGCGCCGTGCTGGCCCGCCGCCGGGCCAAGGGCCGCCACCAACTGACCGTTGCCGACGAGAAGTAA
- a CDS encoding DUF99 family protein — translation MPAFTHAIGFDDVPFERDWRGDVRIIGTVYAQTTLHGVVSGKVRRDGRNSTAELTRLVDTSLFRPHLHLILLQGVTLAGFNVVDARALSAATGLPVLVVARREPDLARIRSALLEKVPGGKRKWKLIEKLGPMEELRGVYVQRVNLTFKEAGVALHHLTLTGHIPEPLRAAHLIAGGVGTGHSRGRT, via the coding sequence TTGCCCGCCTTCACCCACGCCATCGGCTTCGACGACGTGCCGTTTGAGCGTGACTGGCGCGGCGACGTGCGGATCATCGGCACGGTGTATGCCCAGACCACCCTGCACGGGGTCGTGTCGGGCAAGGTGCGGCGCGACGGACGCAACTCCACCGCTGAACTCACCCGGCTGGTGGACACCTCGCTGTTCCGGCCGCACCTGCACCTGATCCTGCTGCAAGGCGTGACGCTGGCCGGCTTCAACGTGGTGGACGCCCGGGCGCTCAGCGCCGCGACCGGCCTGCCGGTGCTGGTGGTGGCCCGGCGCGAACCGGACCTGGCGCGGATTCGTTCGGCCCTGCTGGAGAAGGTGCCGGGCGGAAAGCGCAAGTGGAAACTCATCGAGAAACTCGGGCCGATGGAGGAGTTGCGCGGCGTGTACGTGCAGCGGGTGAACCTCACCTTCAAGGAAGCGGGCGTGGCGTTGCACCACCTCACCCTGACCGGGCATATTCCCGAACCGCTGCGAGCCGCCCACCTGATCGCGGGCGGCGTCGGCACTGGCCACAGCCGGGGACGTACCTGA
- a CDS encoding superoxide dismutase family protein, translating to MNRLILSGVLLLGLASAGGAGPAPMAMTPASTPLRAEAALRDAAGQVLGRASFEQVDQGVRISLTVSGLTPGQHGLHIHEYGRCTPGVDPAVNAVVPFGGAGGHFDPGMSRNHATPQTDDNLGHGGDLPMVVVGADGNGSVSFVTQKVSLSGLTGVLNRSIVIHAKPDDYKTNPSGLSGARERCGVIQRLNFAARDYPLPGAQDFPEGVTYDARRGLIFTGSAATGDIYAVEASTGQTRLFSKGGALGRASALGLKLDSQDRLWVAGGASGAVSLLSPDGAPVATLMTPPSPDPYLNDLTITPDGSVYVTDSTRPMLWRVVPRSGQVPSTIEPWLDLGKTPIKYGPGINLNGIVATPDGRYLLTIQLNTGELWRIDTRSKAVHKVMGGLEHGDGLLLDGLTLYVARNADQVIAKVALSADYGRGQRMREEPVQGLRYPSTLTMIGSDLVSTQSQIDKLTGGTPETPFKLTRFGKF from the coding sequence ATGAACCGGCTGATTCTTTCGGGCGTGCTGCTGCTGGGGCTGGCCTCGGCAGGGGGTGCCGGACCCGCACCGATGGCGATGACTCCGGCGTCCACACCGCTGCGGGCCGAAGCCGCGCTGCGCGACGCGGCCGGTCAGGTGCTCGGTCGGGCCAGCTTCGAGCAGGTGGACCAGGGGGTGCGGATCAGCTTGACAGTCAGCGGCCTGACGCCCGGTCAGCACGGCCTGCACATTCACGAGTACGGCCGCTGCACGCCGGGCGTGGACCCCGCCGTGAACGCGGTGGTGCCGTTCGGCGGCGCGGGAGGACATTTCGACCCTGGCATGAGCCGCAACCACGCCACCCCACAGACCGACGACAATCTGGGGCACGGCGGCGACCTGCCGATGGTCGTGGTGGGGGCCGACGGCAACGGCTCGGTCAGCTTCGTGACCCAGAAAGTCAGCTTGAGCGGCCTGACGGGGGTGCTCAACCGCTCCATCGTGATTCACGCTAAGCCCGACGATTACAAGACCAATCCTTCCGGCCTGAGCGGCGCACGCGAACGCTGCGGCGTGATTCAGCGCCTGAACTTCGCCGCGCGCGACTATCCCCTGCCCGGCGCGCAGGACTTCCCCGAAGGCGTGACCTACGACGCCCGGCGCGGCCTGATCTTTACCGGCAGCGCCGCCACAGGCGACATCTACGCCGTCGAGGCCAGCACCGGGCAGACCCGCTTGTTTTCCAAGGGCGGCGCGCTGGGCCGCGCCTCGGCGCTGGGCCTCAAGCTGGACAGTCAGGACCGCTTGTGGGTGGCCGGCGGCGCCAGCGGAGCGGTGAGTCTGCTCTCGCCGGACGGCGCGCCCGTCGCCACGCTGATGACGCCGCCCAGCCCCGACCCCTACCTCAACGACCTGACGATCACCCCGGACGGCAGCGTTTACGTCACCGACTCGACCCGCCCGATGCTGTGGCGGGTGGTTCCCCGCTCCGGTCAGGTCCCGTCCACCATCGAGCCGTGGCTGGACCTCGGCAAGACGCCGATCAAGTACGGTCCCGGCATCAACCTCAACGGCATCGTCGCCACCCCCGACGGGCGCTACCTGCTGACCATTCAGCTCAATACCGGCGAACTGTGGCGCATCGACACCCGCAGCAAGGCGGTTCACAAGGTCATGGGCGGCCTGGAGCACGGCGACGGCCTGCTGCTCGACGGCCTGACCCTCTACGTGGCCCGCAACGCCGACCAGGTGATCGCCAAGGTTGCCCTGAGCGCCGATTACGGCCGGGGACAGCGCATGCGGGAAGAACCGGTGCAGGGCCTGCGCTACCCGTCCACCCTGACCATGATCGGCAGCGACCTGGTCAGCACCCAGAGCCAGATCGACAAGCTCACGGGCGGCACACCGGAGACACCCTTCAAGTTGACGCGCTTCGGGAAGTTCTAA
- a CDS encoding PQQ-dependent sugar dehydrogenase — MKPPRCLLSLGLSGALALGWAAAQGAAPTPRPITPPEPPATATVTRNEPVALEFTPDKLSRLKVPAGFQLKVMATGLGNARSLLVMPDGGIYLSRMKDGDIWYLKDANGDGQIVAAERRQVARNVSSAHGMSVREGKLYLAAEKTIWVMDIAKDGSLNVPRVFADGFPDAGQHGARGMHWGPDGYLYAAFGSTNNDSRTPNPEEATLLRISPDGKSREIYASGLRHTIGFNWHPITGALYGFDQGSDWHGDNIPPEELNVIERGKNYGWPFCFGDENPDPYVNASGIPGKITKAEYCTGTQGSLLNYTAHAAAIDMTFYTAAQFPAEYKNSVFVAYRGSWNRSEPSGYQIAHVSFDANNRPTAITPFVSGFVYQDAGTWKQFGRVAGVAQYTDGSLIFTDDQSGVLYRVLYTGGQK, encoded by the coding sequence ATGAAACCACCCCGCTGTTTGCTGTCCCTGGGATTGTCCGGGGCGCTGGCCCTGGGTTGGGCCGCCGCCCAGGGCGCGGCGCCCACGCCCCGTCCGATCACGCCGCCGGAGCCGCCCGCCACGGCCACCGTGACCCGCAATGAGCCGGTGGCGCTGGAATTCACGCCCGACAAGCTCAGCCGCCTGAAGGTGCCTGCCGGGTTTCAGCTCAAGGTGATGGCGACCGGCCTCGGCAATGCCCGCAGCCTGCTGGTGATGCCGGACGGCGGCATCTACCTCAGCCGCATGAAAGACGGCGACATCTGGTACCTGAAAGACGCCAATGGCGACGGTCAGATCGTGGCCGCCGAGCGCCGGCAGGTGGCGCGCAACGTCAGCTCGGCCCACGGCATGTCGGTCAGGGAGGGCAAGCTGTATCTGGCCGCCGAGAAAACCATCTGGGTGATGGACATCGCCAAAGACGGCAGCCTGAACGTGCCGCGCGTGTTTGCCGACGGCTTTCCCGACGCCGGGCAGCACGGCGCGCGCGGAATGCACTGGGGTCCGGACGGATACCTCTACGCCGCCTTTGGCAGCACCAACAACGATTCGCGCACGCCCAATCCGGAAGAAGCCACCCTGCTCAGGATCAGCCCCGACGGTAAGAGCCGCGAAATTTACGCCAGCGGCCTGCGCCACACCATCGGCTTCAACTGGCACCCCATCACGGGCGCGCTCTACGGTTTCGATCAGGGCAGCGACTGGCACGGTGACAACATCCCGCCGGAAGAGCTGAATGTGATCGAGCGCGGCAAGAATTACGGCTGGCCGTTTTGCTTCGGCGACGAGAACCCCGATCCTTATGTCAATGCCAGCGGCATTCCCGGCAAGATCACCAAGGCCGAGTACTGCACCGGCACCCAGGGCAGCCTGCTGAACTACACCGCCCACGCCGCCGCCATCGACATGACCTTCTACACCGCCGCCCAGTTTCCCGCCGAGTACAAGAACAGCGTGTTCGTGGCGTACCGGGGCTCGTGGAACCGCAGCGAGCCGAGCGGCTACCAGATCGCCCACGTCAGCTTCGACGCCAACAATCGCCCCACGGCCATCACGCCGTTTGTCAGCGGCTTCGTGTACCAGGACGCAGGCACCTGGAAGCAGTTCGGCCGGGTGGCCGGGGTGGCCCAGTACACCGACGGCTCGCTGATCTTCACCGACGACCAGAGCGGCGTGCTTTACCGCGTGCTCTACACCGGAGGGCAGAAATGA
- a CDS encoding acyl-CoA thioesterase, which yields MAVAHHANYPIWFEVGRTELMHALGVPYTEIEARGLFFMLSGLQVQYRAAARYDDPLTLTTTVAAVQSRAVTFSYTLRRGETLIASGQTQHITTDKQYRIVRIPDDILAPLRGA from the coding sequence ATGGCGGTGGCGCACCACGCCAACTACCCCATCTGGTTCGAGGTGGGCCGCACCGAGCTGATGCATGCGCTGGGCGTGCCGTACACCGAGATCGAAGCGCGGGGCCTGTTTTTCATGCTGTCGGGCCTGCAGGTGCAGTACCGCGCCGCCGCCCGCTACGACGACCCGCTGACGCTGACCACCACCGTGGCGGCGGTGCAGTCGCGGGCCGTGACGTTCAGTTACACCCTGCGGCGCGGCGAGACGCTGATCGCCAGCGGGCAGACGCAGCACATCACCACCGACAAGCAGTACCGAATCGTCCGGATTCCCGACGACATCCTGGCGCCGTTGCGCGGAGCCTGA
- a CDS encoding S4 domain-containing protein, protein MTQKAPLKLQTLVAQAAGGRVVRTAFVEADEIDRRLLHNDEIKTVLAGGFPDARRVVLTLHPAHIPSVDSGVTVYRVTPQTPGWDVQDFSVALKRQGLPEEALGDVREERGGFLVATTGKAAKALADLTALGGREVDVEEVGESAGRSSKVREVVVPSMRIDVVGAKGFGVSRAYFQQGVETGKVRLNGQVARASAEIREGDSLAAEGLGRIDFKRVVNETRRGNYKVELNVEK, encoded by the coding sequence ATGACCCAGAAAGCCCCCCTCAAACTGCAAACCCTGGTCGCTCAGGCGGCGGGCGGCCGGGTGGTGCGCACCGCCTTCGTCGAAGCCGACGAGATCGACCGGCGCCTGCTGCACAACGACGAGATCAAGACCGTATTGGCCGGCGGCTTCCCCGATGCCCGGCGGGTGGTCCTGACCCTGCACCCCGCGCACATTCCCTCGGTCGACAGCGGCGTGACGGTTTACCGGGTGACGCCGCAGACGCCCGGCTGGGACGTGCAGGACTTCAGCGTGGCGTTAAAGCGCCAGGGCCTGCCGGAAGAGGCCCTCGGCGACGTGCGCGAGGAGCGCGGCGGCTTTCTGGTGGCGACCACCGGCAAGGCGGCCAAGGCCCTGGCCGACCTCACCGCGCTGGGCGGGCGCGAAGTGGATGTGGAGGAAGTGGGGGAGAGCGCCGGGCGCAGCTCCAAGGTGCGCGAGGTGGTGGTGCCCAGCATGCGGATCGACGTGGTGGGGGCCAAGGGCTTCGGCGTCAGCCGGGCCTACTTCCAGCAGGGCGTGGAAACCGGCAAGGTGCGCCTCAACGGGCAGGTGGCGCGGGCCAGCGCCGAGATCCGCGAGGGCGACAGCCTGGCCGCCGAGGGCCTGGGCCGCATCGATTTCAAGCGGGTGGTCAACGAGACACGGCGCGGCAACTACAAAGTCGAGCTGAACGTCGAGAAATAG
- a CDS encoding membrane protein insertase YidC, whose protein sequence is MMTNPVRFGARNWLYGAAFAALALVLTGCGVGQPGSFGHVLQSGWIQADIDGNGTKDLIAQTNLADVVFNPEGEIIGWYVKVNPGSQLIKANNDGTYNLDALKGALTFNLVGGRNGSDNKPLLISGRKALEVQLAGNTAQPVAQTPITETNLGQNRLNATFTYTQGDVTVTKKVVLHPRQFSIQADVNVAGAGAYTLNFPGLATTTDPEVKALPSGAPAPTTTPGTIPNAAYAALQTSIGGLIHNSQTAAALLIRPQQGGQGGTPQQGPLNVTTVGGTDARLTVNASGPLALDIYGGKNELVHLYQGGYTELPGVFSPNIFGYISLYIAKFMTWLYSFLGNWGLTILVLTVTLRLLIWPLMQSQGRTTAKMQMVQPLMKEVQEKYKDDPAKVQAETMRLYREYDVNPVGCLSMFIPLPILFVLYGTIRNFEFDQGLAWLPDLSIPDPFWILGVLYVCANILQLYVSTRKAPQMFRQQAVMYLFFAYFALTFPAGVTLYWIIGTLIGTGQQYLINKQVEAHMAGGLQRVEKKTAPGGVNLGKSGATTKVTTAKTVTVEPSGKPSAGSSAPAKPGFRAMLEKAAQQAAEQQRQQQEKKKS, encoded by the coding sequence ATGATGACAAACCCTGTGCGCTTCGGCGCTCGCAACTGGCTGTACGGCGCGGCGTTCGCGGCCCTGGCCCTGGTTCTGACCGGCTGCGGGGTGGGCCAGCCGGGCTCGTTCGGTCACGTGCTGCAGTCCGGCTGGATTCAGGCGGACATCGACGGCAACGGCACCAAGGACCTGATCGCCCAGACCAACCTGGCCGACGTGGTGTTCAACCCCGAGGGCGAGATCATCGGCTGGTACGTCAAGGTCAATCCCGGCTCGCAGCTGATCAAGGCCAACAACGACGGCACCTACAACCTCGACGCCCTCAAAGGCGCCCTGACCTTCAATCTGGTGGGCGGGCGCAACGGCAGCGACAACAAACCGCTGCTGATCAGCGGGCGCAAGGCGCTGGAAGTGCAGCTGGCCGGCAACACGGCCCAGCCGGTGGCCCAGACGCCCATCACCGAGACCAACCTGGGCCAAAACCGCCTCAACGCCACCTTCACCTACACCCAGGGCGACGTCACCGTGACCAAGAAGGTGGTGCTGCACCCGCGCCAGTTCAGCATTCAGGCCGACGTGAACGTGGCGGGCGCCGGAGCGTACACCCTCAACTTCCCCGGTCTGGCGACCACCACCGACCCCGAAGTTAAGGCCCTGCCCAGCGGCGCCCCGGCGCCCACCACCACCCCTGGCACCATTCCCAACGCCGCCTACGCCGCGCTGCAGACCTCCATCGGCGGCCTGATCCACAACTCCCAGACCGCCGCCGCGCTGCTGATCCGTCCGCAGCAGGGCGGGCAGGGCGGCACGCCGCAGCAGGGACCGCTCAATGTCACCACCGTGGGCGGCACCGACGCCCGGTTGACCGTCAACGCCAGCGGGCCGCTGGCCCTGGACATCTACGGCGGCAAGAACGAACTGGTGCACCTGTACCAGGGCGGCTACACCGAACTGCCCGGCGTGTTCAGCCCCAACATCTTCGGCTACATCAGCCTCTACATCGCCAAGTTCATGACCTGGCTCTACAGCTTCCTGGGCAACTGGGGCCTGACCATCCTGGTGCTCACCGTGACGCTGCGCCTCCTGATCTGGCCGCTGATGCAGTCGCAGGGCCGCACCACCGCCAAGATGCAGATGGTGCAGCCGCTGATGAAGGAAGTGCAGGAGAAGTACAAGGACGACCCGGCCAAGGTGCAGGCCGAGACGATGCGCCTGTACCGCGAGTACGACGTCAATCCGGTGGGCTGCCTGAGCATGTTCATTCCGCTGCCGATTCTGTTCGTGCTGTACGGCACCATCCGCAACTTCGAGTTCGATCAGGGCCTGGCCTGGCTGCCCGATCTCTCGATTCCAGATCCGTTCTGGATTCTGGGCGTGCTGTACGTCTGCGCCAACATCCTGCAGCTGTACGTCTCGACCCGCAAGGCGCCGCAGATGTTCCGCCAGCAGGCGGTGATGTACCTGTTCTTCGCCTACTTCGCCCTGACCTTTCCGGCCGGCGTGACGCTGTACTGGATCATCGGCACCCTGATCGGCACCGGTCAGCAGTACCTAATCAACAAGCAGGTCGAAGCGCACATGGCCGGCGGGTTGCAGAGAGTCGAGAAGAAAACCGCTCCCGGCGGCGTCAACCTCGGCAAGAGCGGCGCGACCACCAAAGTCACCACCGCCAAGACCGTGACGGTGGAGCCCAGCGGCAAGCCTTCGGCAGGCAGCAGCGCGCCGGCCAAGCCGGGTTTCCGGGCCATGCTGGAAAAAGCCGCGCAGCAAGCCGCCGAGCAGCAGCGCCAGCAGCAGGAAAAGAAAAAGAGCTGA
- the yedA gene encoding drug/metabolite exporter YedA, translating into MTAHSTSSAATRPTSLLVWGCLLAVYLVWGSTYFVIKVAIGSMPPVGMLGLRFLLAGAVLYGVLRLRGVASPSPQGWRWSAVIGVLLLLGGTGLVALAERQASSSVAAMMLAVSPLFAALFGRIWGEKTGGREWLGIGLGLVGLALLNLSELHATPLAAALLVMAPLCWTFGSQWSRHLPMPSGLMNSAAQMLTGGAVMLLLSALMGERWQVPSAASAWSFVYLIVFGSLLAYSAYTYLVLHTRPALATSYAYVNPLVAVLLGVGLGGEHLRPLGWLALAIIVGGVGLMTWPRRRPAPEALDAA; encoded by the coding sequence ATGACCGCCCACTCCACATCTTCTGCGGCCACGCGCCCCACCTCCCTGCTGGTGTGGGGCTGTTTGCTGGCGGTGTACCTCGTCTGGGGCAGCACCTATTTCGTGATCAAGGTCGCCATCGGCTCGATGCCGCCGGTCGGCATGCTGGGCCTGCGCTTTCTGCTGGCCGGGGCCGTGCTCTACGGCGTGTTGCGCCTGCGCGGGGTGGCTTCTCCCAGCCCTCAGGGCTGGCGCTGGAGCGCCGTGATCGGGGTGCTGCTGCTGCTTGGCGGCACCGGGCTGGTCGCGCTGGCCGAGCGGCAGGCCAGCAGTTCGGTGGCCGCCATGATGCTGGCGGTCAGCCCGCTCTTCGCCGCGCTGTTCGGACGTATCTGGGGCGAGAAGACCGGCGGGCGCGAGTGGCTGGGCATCGGCCTGGGGCTCGTCGGGCTGGCCCTGCTCAACCTCTCGGAGCTGCACGCCACGCCACTGGCTGCCGCGCTGCTGGTTATGGCGCCGCTGTGCTGGACCTTCGGCAGCCAGTGGTCGCGCCACCTGCCGATGCCCAGCGGGTTGATGAACAGCGCCGCCCAGATGCTGACCGGCGGCGCCGTGATGCTGCTGCTCAGCGCCCTGATGGGCGAGCGCTGGCAGGTGCCGAGCGCCGCGAGCGCCTGGTCGTTCGTGTACCTGATCGTGTTCGGGAGCCTGCTGGCCTACAGCGCCTACACCTACCTGGTGCTGCACACCCGGCCCGCCCTGGCGACCAGCTACGCCTACGTCAATCCGCTGGTGGCGGTGCTGCTGGGCGTGGGGCTGGGCGGCGAGCACCTGCGGCCGCTGGGCTGGCTGGCCCTGGCGATCATCGTGGGCGGCGTCGGCCTGATGACCTGGCCCCGGCGCCGGCCGGCTCCCGAAGCGCTGGACGCCGCGTAA